The stretch of DNA TAATAGCTTGTTCTGCCAAATGCATTGAATAAATATCCCAGCATTTTAAAGGACCTTGTAACGTATGTGGTTTTGTTTTCATTGCTTCAATAATTTTGTGCAGAGAGAGATAAAAAGAAGCAAGACACCAACAATAAGCAGAATAAATTAAGCTCGCCGGTATATATATCTTGACTTGGCCTTAAAATCGCGAAAGCACGTTTGTCTTTTTTAAAGGGAAGTATCTGGCTTGTAATAATTGATATTACTTACAGTTGCGCGACAGCTTGTGAGTTTAACACAATTCCTTATTATATAGCACTAGCTAAACCTTTAAATAATACCAGCTATAGTTTGAATTTATTATAAATGGTAATACTCAAATATATAGTTTTTAAGGTAAATACAGCACTAAATGATTAACTCTTCTAATATTAAACTTATTTATAGGTCTTTTTCATAACGTTTAATCATATCTTCTCTAGATTCTGGAGCTTCTAAACCTCCTAACTGATCTTTTAACATGTGCCCCATTGTCGGAAATGTGTTCCTATCAATTTTTGCCTTTTCATCCCATAATTTAGAGCGCATAAAAGCCTTTGCACAATGTAAAAACAATGTTTCGATAGCAACAACGATACATGCCTTTGGTGGATGATTTTCTGAAGTAAACAACTCTAAATATTCAGCATCAGTACTAATAGAAGCCTGACCATTTACGCGCAAAGTTTCATCAATACCCGGTATTAAAAATAATAAACCAACCGTTCCAGTTTCTAAAATATTAACAATGCTATCAAGTCTATTGTTCCCTTTAGAATCTGGGA from Flavivirga spongiicola encodes:
- a CDS encoding pyridoxamine 5'-phosphate oxidase family protein; the encoded protein is MQIKTTSELRKLYGFPKGRAKDKDLFNLDKHAIHFINTSPFLVMSTSNKEGKLDASPRGGTPGFVKVINETEIVIPDSKGNNRLDSIVNILETGTVGLLFLIPGIDETLRVNGQASISTDAEYLELFTSENHPPKACIVVAIETLFLHCAKAFMRSKLWDEKAKIDRNTFPTMGHMLKDQLGGLEAPESREDMIKRYEKDL